A window of Cyanobacteriota bacterium genomic DNA:
AGCATGGCGATCAACTAAGCTCCAGTCAAACCAACTGATTTCGTTGTTTTGGCAATAGGCATTGTTATTGCCACGCTGCGATCGTCGTACCTCATCACCCATCAGTATCATAGGTGTTCCTTGAGACACGAACAAAATTGTCAGAAAGTTCTTAATCTGGCGTAATCTCAGGGCTTCAATCTTAGGGTCATCAGTGTCTCCTTCTACCCCACAGTTCCAACTCCAGTTACTATTGGCACCATCTCGATTCTCTTCACCGTTGGCCTCATTGTGCTTCTCGTTATAGGACACTACATCGTTGAGGGTAAAGCCATCATGGCAGGTGACAAAGTTAATGCTATGGTTGGGTTCGCGATCAGGCTGAGGATATAAATCGGGACTACCCATGATCCGGGCTGCTAGAGTACCTACCATACCGGGATCACCTTTGACAAAGCGGCGAATATCGTCCCGGTAAGGGCCATTCCATTCGGCAAATCGCTCACCAGCAAATGATCCCACTTGATAAAGTCCACCTGCATCCCAGGCTTCAGCAATGATTTTAGTGCCCGCTAGTACTGGGTCTGAATCAATCGCCCACAGCAGTGGCGGATTCTTTAAAGGCATTCCAGAGGAGTCTCGTGACAGGGCAGAGGCCAAGTCAAAGCGAAACCCATCCACGTGCATATCGGCAACCCAGTAGCGCAGGCAGTCTAGAATCAAGTGTGTAGCGATCGCATTCGTTTCAAAGGTATTACCGCAGCCGCTATAGTTACGGTAAAGGCTGGGATCATCTTCTAGCATGTAGTAATCTCGATTGCTTAACCCTCGAAACGATAGGGTCGGGCCTTCGGCATTGCCTTCGGCTGTATGGTTAAAGACCACATCAAGGATAACTTCAATGCCAGCATGGTGCATGGCTTTCACCATATCGCGAAACTCATCTAACACACCCAGGGGATCATGGCTGACGCTATAGCCTACGTGGGGCGCAAAGAAGGCGATCGTGCTGTAACCCCAGTAGTTGCAGAGACCGGGTGGAGCATCTTCTTCATCAAACTGGTGGATGGGCATGAGTTCGATCGCAGTCACCCCTAACTCTTGCAAGTAGGGAATTTTCTCCACCAGTCCAGCATAGGTGCCCCGCTTTTCAGGTGATACTCCGGAACTAGGATGACGAGTAAACCCGCCTACGTGCAGCTCATAAATGACTGTCTTGGCATAGGGAGTTTTGGGATGCTCATCATCTTCCCAATCGTAGGCACTGGGATCAACTACCACACTTCTCAGGGCTTTGGGGCAGTTGTCTCCCCGTTGTCTAGCGGCTTCTCGGCTGTAGTTTTTCCAGCCAGCAACGGCTCGTCCGTAGGGGTCAAGCAGCACTTTGCCACTGTCAAACCAGAGTCCCTGTTTTGGGTCATAGTCTCCATGGGCACGGTAGGCATACACTTGGCCAGCCTTAACTCCTGGCAGGAAAGCGTGCCAATAATGAAAAGTTTTATTGTGAGGCGGGGTTAGGGGAATGACGTAACTGGGATAGGGAGCATTCGCATCGTCAAAGAGCAGCAGCTCAATCATCGTAGCCCCTCTTGACAAGACACAGAAGTTAACGCCGTCAGGATAGACAGTTGCACCCAGGGGAAAACTCTGACCAGGAAGAACGGACAATGTCATAGTTTGGGGCAATTGAGAGAGAAAGACCCTAGTTATACTATCGTGTTTGTGCTACGAGCGTCGATCGCGCTCTAAATCGTCAAGCACTTTCTCGTAGTACCAAACTAGGTCACGATTGGGAAACTTTTGGCGGCTGTGCTCTAGCAACCGTTGAGCAATATCGCCATTGCCACCAAGCACGGTTAGCAATCGTCGATTCAAATCAGACAATCGTGAATGAGACCGCTTGGATACCTCAGGTGAGGAGGAGAGGGGTTTTTCTGGTACAACTGGTTGGCTAGGGAGTAGGCGAGATCGCTGTTGCCACAGCCGCTCTAACAGCCGCTCTAGTAGCTGCCAGCTAACGATCGGTGGCTTTTGGCGGCGCTCTCGCAGCCAATCAATCAACGAAGCAACACTAATCAGCAGCAATAGGACGATGAGGAGCAGTAGAAGAATGTCAACTGACATAGCCAACCTGTTAATTACAGCGCGCAGGCATAATAGCTACCTCGCATAGTTCACAGTAAGAGGCTCAACAGAATGCTAGGAACTCGCCTCCATGCTATCCGTACTTACTGAGTTCGTGCGATTATTCCTAGCATTCCCATAACAAGCCACAAATTTACGCTGTTGATGCCCTGCCATAGCACTCGAAAAGAAGGTTAGCACAATCGTATAGGCTCAGTCTTTCAACAAGCAGTATTTCACGTCTGTCACTCATTTCCTCTTACCACTTGCCCAGCCGTTATGGCCCATTGTCGCATCCACAGGGCAATTACCCCTAGATAGACTAGTCCAACTGCGCCTGCTAACGGGTTACGATCGATACCTGTAACCCATTGGGGAACGCCATCACTATAGGCAACAAGTGATCCTACATTGACTAGATAGTAGCCACCTACTAACCCAGCATGAAGTCCGATCGCCAACCCTAATGTTCCCCTAGCAGCACGCTTTGCCCACACCAATGCCATCCCCAACAGTACTAGCCCTAGAAACTGAGGAAGGGTCTTAAGAACTACGTCTAGCGGCTTAATGAAGTGTAGCAGGGCAAAAATGATGCTAGATGCATACAAGGATGCACTTGGGGCATAGTCCCGCTCCAGCTCATCTAGGAGCCATCCCCTAAACAACACCTCTTCAGCAAAACCAATCCCGCTAGCGACTAACAACCCCTCTACGGCTAACCGTGGCCAATCACCCTTGAGCTGCCAAGTTACCCAGCCAACCAAGCTCTGAACCGTGAACATGCTCAAAAGGCCCATAGATCCAATGACTAAACCCAGGAGCAAGTATCTGGAACTGCTGCCCGCCCAAACTAGGCCATACCGTCGGAGCATATGAGGCTCACCATACACCGCTCGTCCCCACCATTGAGCTAGGGCGAGGAACTCAACGTAAAGCAACAATAGTGGAAGAATACTTGCCCAGCGGGAGTCAAGTGTGTCATACAAACTCAACCCCAGTGGTGCCCAAACGATTACTAACAAGCCTACAAAAATCACTAGGCGGACGACCACTGGGTAGGTGGAAATTCTAGAAAACCGAGGGGTCATTCATCTGGCTCGATCGTGCTGGTCAACCCATGGTTCTTCAACGTCTCGCAGTAAAACTCAGCATGTTCTAGGGCACAGACAATGACCAGTGCAATACCGTTAGTGTGAGCCTCCATCATGATGTTAACTGCTTGGGGCTGGGTCAGGCTAGGCACAGTTTGCAGTAAAACTTGGACGACATACTCCATCGAGTTAAAGTCATCATTATGGAGTAGCACACGATAGCGAGGTGCTAACTTTCTAACCGTAGAAGGCTTCTGAATCGTTTCGACAGCCACAGTACGTTATCCCCTCCTTGCGATCGATTAGCTTCACTAAATTCAAAGAACATCTAAGTTGAAACTACGCAGATCACTGGCTTAAGTACCTCAATGTTCTCTTACTTTCATTCATACTACTTAATCTTTGCAGGTTGTTCAATAGCTCCAAACAATCTCGACTCTGCGATTCATAACTAGCCACTATTGATGAGGCATGATCAGGCAAACCATAGATTACCCGCAGCAAGAAGTTTTAATGTCAACTGATGCAGGTTCTCACTGGTATGAGCCTGCACGGGGCATGATGCCATAGGTCATCCTAGGTTTACGAATTTGCCCCCATCCTCTGAGCACTACTCCTAGCTTAGAGGAGACAGGACTCAAGGGTGAGGGCAGTACCGCTAGATTCCTAGCGTGAGGATATCGTTGCGGACAAATATGTATAAATGATCGTTTAGCGGAAGCTACCAGGGTTCAATCGGC
This region includes:
- a CDS encoding CPBP family intramembrane metalloprotease, with the protein product MTPRFSRISTYPVVVRLVIFVGLLVIVWAPLGLSLYDTLDSRWASILPLLLLYVEFLALAQWWGRAVYGEPHMLRRYGLVWAGSSSRYLLLGLVIGSMGLLSMFTVQSLVGWVTWQLKGDWPRLAVEGLLVASGIGFAEEVLFRGWLLDELERDYAPSASLYASSIIFALLHFIKPLDVVLKTLPQFLGLVLLGMALVWAKRAARGTLGLAIGLHAGLVGGYYLVNVGSLVAYSDGVPQWVTGIDRNPLAGAVGLVYLGVIALWMRQWAITAGQVVRGNE
- the clpS gene encoding ATP-dependent Clp protease adapter ClpS, giving the protein MAVETIQKPSTVRKLAPRYRVLLHNDDFNSMEYVVQVLLQTVPSLTQPQAVNIMMEAHTNGIALVIVCALEHAEFYCETLKNHGLTSTIEPDE
- the glgX gene encoding glycogen debranching protein GlgX — translated: MTLSVLPGQSFPLGATVYPDGVNFCVLSRGATMIELLLFDDANAPYPSYVIPLTPPHNKTFHYWHAFLPGVKAGQVYAYRAHGDYDPKQGLWFDSGKVLLDPYGRAVAGWKNYSREAARQRGDNCPKALRSVVVDPSAYDWEDDEHPKTPYAKTVIYELHVGGFTRHPSSGVSPEKRGTYAGLVEKIPYLQELGVTAIELMPIHQFDEEDAPPGLCNYWGYSTIAFFAPHVGYSVSHDPLGVLDEFRDMVKAMHHAGIEVILDVVFNHTAEGNAEGPTLSFRGLSNRDYYMLEDDPSLYRNYSGCGNTFETNAIATHLILDCLRYWVADMHVDGFRFDLASALSRDSSGMPLKNPPLLWAIDSDPVLAGTKIIAEAWDAGGLYQVGSFAGERFAEWNGPYRDDIRRFVKGDPGMVGTLAARIMGSPDLYPQPDREPNHSINFVTCHDGFTLNDVVSYNEKHNEANGEENRDGANSNWSWNCGVEGDTDDPKIEALRLRQIKNFLTILFVSQGTPMILMGDEVRRSQRGNNNAYCQNNEISWFDWSLVDRHA